The Vibrio nitrifigilis genome window below encodes:
- a CDS encoding sensor domain-containing diguanylate cyclase, protein MNRSVEFLSLVLDSITDHISVIDRSGCICYVNRRWKTFGADNTCTINSNSWVGLNYIDECRKAADMGDDFGLKAVKGIESVIAGARSEFGLEYPCHSIDDKRWFMMRVTHFCLNDEDYFVISHQDITKRKLAELQVKELASLDGLTNIPNRRTFDDFLHREWQRCMRLQKPICLAIFDLDYFKLLNDTYGHQAGDDCLVKFAQLLKTFARRPGDLCARYGGEEFALVFSGCSIEESKQRVDEFKHQLAKLKIHHSRNKADRYVTASIGLAECVPQRGETDDRIIELADNLLYQAKKSGRNQISFASCTHFNLF, encoded by the coding sequence ATGAATAGGTCGGTTGAATTTCTGTCTTTGGTTTTAGATTCAATCACAGATCATATTTCTGTTATTGATCGCTCTGGCTGTATTTGTTACGTCAATCGCCGCTGGAAAACATTTGGCGCTGATAATACCTGTACCATTAATTCTAATAGTTGGGTGGGGTTAAACTACATTGACGAATGTCGAAAAGCCGCTGATATGGGGGATGATTTTGGCTTAAAGGCGGTCAAGGGTATTGAATCGGTTATTGCTGGAGCTCGCTCTGAATTTGGTCTTGAATACCCTTGCCATAGCATTGATGATAAGCGTTGGTTTATGATGCGGGTGACGCATTTTTGTTTAAATGATGAAGATTATTTTGTTATTTCTCATCAGGATATCACCAAGCGTAAGTTGGCCGAGTTGCAGGTAAAAGAGCTAGCAAGTCTTGATGGGCTGACTAACATCCCCAACCGACGCACTTTTGACGACTTCTTGCACAGAGAATGGCAGCGTTGTATGCGGTTACAAAAGCCTATTTGTCTTGCCATCTTTGACCTCGATTATTTTAAACTACTTAATGATACCTATGGGCATCAGGCTGGCGATGACTGTTTGGTTAAATTTGCTCAGTTATTGAAAACATTTGCTCGTCGACCTGGCGATTTATGTGCTCGTTATGGTGGGGAAGAATTTGCGTTGGTGTTTAGTGGTTGTTCTATAGAGGAATCTAAGCAGCGCGTCGATGAATTCAAACATCAATTGGCAAAGCTTAAAATTCACCATAGCCGTAATAAAGCCGATAGGTATGTTACGGCGAGTATTGGGTTAGCTGAATGTGTTCCGCAACGGGGAGAAACGGACGATCGTATTATCGAATTAGCTGATAACCTTCTGTATCAAGCGAAAAAATCCGGGCGTAATCAGATTTCTTTTGCCAGTTGTACGCACTTTAATTTGTTTTGA
- the cydC gene encoding heme ABC transporter ATP-binding protein/permease CydC, giving the protein MRDLLPYLKLYKKHWFGLSLGMILAFLTLAASIGLLTISGWFLSAAAVAGLSAAKKDFNFMLPSAFVRGFAIGRTAGRWGERVVSHNATFKLLTDLRIFFFQKLTPLIPGKVSNLRDADLLNRVVADIDAMDHVYLRLISPVTIGVVGIAAISALICYFDERLGLILGAILLVILLAWPVIFYKLGKGNGAELTQNKADFRITTLDWLQGFSELTIFGAESRYHQAMDKAQERLLKNQLVNAHISGLASALLMLANGWTLILMLWLAADGVGPHGPDPLIAVVVFATMACVELLMPIAGAFQFLGQTLTSARRLNEIILSEPEVQFPEAQTQHNGQFSIEFDEVSFSYNNDERKAVNQVSLNIPAGNRVAIVGQTGSGKSTLMQLLSRYWDVQQGEIRIAGTPLKQWKESELRAAISVVSQRVDILNGSLRDNLILAKPTATDEELATMLRQVGLDRLLEQTGLDAWLGDGGRQLSGGEKRRIGIARALLHDGPILLLDEPTEGLDKQTEKQIMTLFQQHFTNKTVVFITHRLVELDTMDSICLVEQGQVVEHGSHDELLAQQGRYYQLNQTL; this is encoded by the coding sequence ATGCGTGATTTATTACCATATCTAAAACTATATAAGAAACATTGGTTCGGCTTAAGTCTGGGAATGATTTTAGCTTTTCTAACACTAGCGGCATCGATTGGTTTGCTTACGATTTCTGGCTGGTTCCTTTCTGCAGCCGCAGTGGCCGGACTGAGTGCAGCCAAAAAAGATTTCAACTTTATGCTACCAAGTGCATTTGTACGTGGTTTTGCTATTGGCCGTACAGCAGGCCGCTGGGGTGAACGTGTTGTTAGTCATAACGCTACTTTTAAGTTATTGACTGACTTACGTATTTTCTTCTTTCAGAAGTTAACGCCGCTGATTCCGGGGAAAGTATCCAACCTGCGAGATGCCGACTTACTCAATAGAGTCGTTGCTGATATCGATGCGATGGATCATGTGTATCTACGCTTAATCAGCCCAGTCACCATCGGAGTAGTGGGCATCGCAGCGATATCAGCTCTCATCTGCTATTTCGATGAACGATTAGGCCTAATTTTAGGCGCTATCCTGCTTGTTATTCTTCTTGCTTGGCCAGTGATTTTTTACAAATTGGGTAAAGGTAACGGAGCTGAATTAACACAGAATAAAGCAGATTTCCGCATTACGACTTTGGATTGGTTGCAGGGTTTTAGCGAGCTGACGATCTTCGGCGCAGAATCTCGCTACCACCAAGCGATGGATAAAGCCCAAGAACGCCTGCTAAAAAACCAGCTGGTCAATGCCCACATTTCGGGCTTAGCTTCGGCATTACTTATGTTAGCCAATGGTTGGACACTAATTTTAATGCTATGGCTCGCCGCTGATGGTGTAGGCCCTCATGGTCCAGACCCACTCATCGCCGTTGTGGTCTTTGCGACGATGGCTTGTGTAGAATTGCTCATGCCTATTGCTGGTGCATTCCAATTCCTTGGCCAAACCCTAACTTCAGCGCGTCGGCTAAATGAAATCATTCTTTCAGAACCTGAAGTCCAATTTCCTGAAGCGCAAACTCAGCATAATGGTCAATTTAGTATTGAGTTTGATGAAGTTAGCTTTAGCTATAACAATGACGAACGTAAAGCCGTTAATCAGGTATCTCTCAATATTCCAGCAGGAAATCGAGTGGCGATTGTGGGGCAAACGGGATCGGGTAAATCCACCTTAATGCAGCTTCTCTCTCGTTACTGGGATGTTCAACAAGGTGAAATACGTATTGCAGGAACACCACTAAAACAGTGGAAGGAAAGTGAACTTCGCGCTGCAATTAGCGTAGTCAGCCAGCGCGTCGACATTTTAAATGGTTCTTTGCGAGATAACCTTATCCTTGCTAAACCAACAGCAACAGATGAAGAGCTTGCGACCATGTTGCGTCAGGTCGGCCTAGATAGGCTACTTGAACAAACGGGCCTTGATGCTTGGTTAGGTGACGGTGGTCGCCAACTATCGGGAGGAGAAAAACGTCGTATCGGTATTGCGCGAGCATTACTGCATGATGGTCCTATCCTACTGCTAGATGAACCGACAGAAGGTTTGGACAAGCAAACAGAAAAACAAATTATGACGTTATTCCAACAACATTTCACGAATAAAACCGTGGTATTTATTACTCACCGCTTAGTCGAACTAGACACGATGGATAGCATCTGCTTAGTAGAGCAAGGCCAAGTGGTTGAGCACGGAAGTCATGATGAGCTTCTCGCCCAGCAAGGACGTTACTACCAGCTAAACCAAACGCTGTAA
- the cydD gene encoding heme ABC transporter permease/ATP-binding protein CydD, giving the protein MDKKKQRSLNLWLKQQSKLAKRWLMIAVGLGVLSSLFLVAQAALLASVLDQLIIEHVDKSTLVPHFIGLVVLIAVRAACSWGREIAGFRCGEQIRVYIRAQIIEKLRELGPAYIKGKPAGTWAALMLEQVENMHDFFARYLPQMALSVAIPFVILVVVFPVNWAAGLIFLITAPLVPIFMAFVGIKAADAGRKNFKALQRLSGHFYDRLQSMTTIRLFDRAESETELMRGASEVFRSRTMDVLRIAFLSSAVLEFFTSISIALTAVYFGFSYIDKFNFGYYYGAGVTLFAGMFILILAPEFYQPLRDLGTFYHAKQLAVGAAESIVEFLEVDVSKVKSGTHPMVDHEHVEIVATDLVVLSPEGDHLVGPISFTINKDKTTALVGPSGAGKTSLINAILGFMPYEGSLTINGIEMSELNHDQWRSHISWVGQNPLLLNGSIRDNVTMGKTFDDATLNDVLDRSFAAEFVNEHGLDYHISDRSGGLSVGQAQRLALARAMLQNGAFWLLDEPTASLDARSEQLVMNGLDSQIHGKTALLVTHQLSPLKSVDQILVMQNGSIVERGDYSSLSQQDGLFAAMLASNQAHQDADKGNLDA; this is encoded by the coding sequence ATGGATAAGAAAAAACAACGTAGCTTGAATCTGTGGCTCAAACAGCAAAGCAAGCTAGCGAAGCGCTGGTTAATGATCGCTGTCGGGCTCGGAGTTTTATCAAGCCTATTCCTCGTCGCACAAGCAGCATTACTTGCTTCTGTACTAGATCAGCTCATTATCGAGCATGTCGATAAATCAACTTTAGTCCCCCATTTCATTGGGTTAGTCGTATTAATTGCAGTACGTGCTGCCTGCTCATGGGGACGTGAAATCGCCGGGTTCCGCTGCGGTGAACAAATTCGCGTTTATATTCGTGCACAAATAATCGAAAAGCTGCGTGAACTTGGCCCTGCCTATATCAAAGGAAAGCCTGCCGGAACATGGGCTGCGCTCATGCTTGAGCAAGTCGAGAACATGCACGACTTCTTTGCTCGTTATTTGCCCCAAATGGCGCTGTCGGTCGCCATTCCATTTGTCATCTTAGTTGTGGTATTCCCTGTTAACTGGGCGGCAGGATTAATCTTCCTTATCACAGCACCTCTTGTGCCGATATTCATGGCCTTTGTGGGGATCAAAGCAGCGGATGCAGGACGTAAAAACTTTAAAGCACTGCAACGTTTATCCGGCCATTTCTACGATCGCTTGCAATCGATGACGACAATTCGTTTGTTTGATCGAGCAGAATCTGAAACTGAATTGATGCGCGGTGCATCGGAAGTTTTCCGCTCTCGCACCATGGACGTATTGCGCATCGCATTTTTGTCTTCGGCAGTACTGGAATTCTTTACCTCGATTTCTATCGCACTCACCGCGGTATACTTCGGTTTTAGTTATATTGATAAATTCAACTTTGGTTATTACTACGGTGCAGGTGTTACCTTATTTGCCGGGATGTTTATCCTGATTCTTGCTCCGGAATTTTATCAACCTCTACGAGATTTAGGCACTTTCTATCATGCAAAACAGCTCGCAGTTGGTGCTGCAGAAAGCATTGTGGAATTTTTAGAAGTCGATGTAAGCAAAGTAAAATCAGGCACGCACCCGATGGTCGATCATGAACATGTTGAGATCGTTGCAACTGACCTCGTTGTACTTAGCCCAGAAGGTGACCATTTGGTTGGACCCATTTCCTTCACCATCAACAAAGACAAAACAACAGCCTTAGTTGGCCCTAGTGGTGCAGGTAAAACTAGCTTAATCAACGCCATTCTTGGTTTTATGCCTTATGAAGGTAGCTTAACAATTAATGGCATTGAAATGAGTGAGCTTAACCATGACCAATGGCGCAGCCACATTAGCTGGGTTGGACAAAACCCATTACTGCTCAACGGCAGCATTCGTGACAATGTCACTATGGGTAAAACCTTTGATGACGCCACGCTAAATGATGTTCTTGACCGTTCATTCGCTGCTGAGTTTGTCAACGAACATGGTCTGGATTACCACATTAGTGACCGAAGCGGTGGTTTGTCAGTTGGTCAAGCCCAACGACTTGCACTGGCTCGCGCTATGCTACAAAACGGCGCATTTTGGTTACTGGATGAACCGACAGCAAGCTTAGATGCACGTAGTGAACAGCTTGTTATGAACGGGTTAGATAGCCAAATTCATGGTAAGACTGCCCTGCTGGTTACCCACCAACTTTCTCCGCTCAAATCTGTCGACCAAATTTTGGTTATGCAGAATGGCTCTATCGTCGAACGTGGCGATTACAGCTCACTCAGTCAACAAGATGGGTTGTTTGCGGCTATGCTCGCTTCAAACCAAGCCCACCAAGATGCGGATAAGGGGAATTTAGATGCGTGA
- the trxB gene encoding thioredoxin-disulfide reductase, with translation MSEVKHAKLLILGSGPAGYTAAVYAARANLNPVLVTGMQQGGQLTTTTEVENWPGDPEGLTGPGLMDRMKEHAEKFNTEMVFDHINEVDFSQRPFRLKGDSTEYTCDALIISTGASAKYIGLESEEAFKGRGVSACATCDGFFYRNQKVAVVGGGNTAVEEALYLSNIASEVHLIHRRDTFRAEKILIDRMNEKVAAGKIVLHTNRTLDEVLGDDMGVTGVRLKDTESGTTEGLAVMGTFIAIGHQPNTAIFEGQLEMKNGYVVVQSGLDGNATQTSIEGIFAAGDVMDHNYRQAITSAGTGCMAALDAERYLDALNDK, from the coding sequence ATGAGTGAAGTAAAACACGCAAAACTATTAATTCTTGGTTCGGGCCCTGCTGGCTACACTGCCGCGGTTTACGCTGCGCGCGCGAATCTGAATCCCGTATTGGTCACTGGTATGCAGCAAGGCGGTCAGTTAACCACAACGACTGAAGTTGAAAACTGGCCTGGAGACCCTGAAGGTTTAACTGGACCGGGTCTAATGGATCGCATGAAAGAACATGCTGAGAAATTCAATACCGAAATGGTTTTCGATCACATCAATGAAGTCGATTTTTCTCAACGCCCATTTCGTCTCAAAGGTGATAGCACTGAATACACCTGTGACGCACTGATTATTTCAACGGGAGCATCAGCAAAATACATCGGTCTTGAATCGGAAGAAGCGTTTAAAGGCCGTGGTGTTTCAGCTTGCGCAACTTGTGATGGATTCTTCTACCGCAATCAAAAAGTGGCGGTTGTAGGTGGCGGTAACACAGCGGTTGAAGAAGCGCTTTACCTCTCTAACATTGCATCAGAAGTTCATTTGATTCACCGTCGTGACACGTTCCGCGCAGAAAAAATCCTAATTGATCGTATGAACGAAAAAGTAGCTGCCGGTAAAATTGTCTTACATACCAATCGTACTTTAGACGAAGTATTAGGTGACGATATGGGCGTAACCGGTGTTCGCCTTAAAGACACTGAATCGGGTACAACTGAAGGGTTGGCCGTTATGGGAACGTTCATTGCTATAGGTCATCAGCCTAATACTGCCATCTTCGAAGGCCAGTTAGAAATGAAAAACGGTTATGTTGTCGTTCAATCTGGTTTAGACGGAAATGCGACTCAAACAAGTATCGAAGGTATCTTCGCGGCTGGTGACGTAATGGACCATAATTATCGTCAAGCGATTACCTCTGCAGGAACAGGTTGTATGGCCGCATTAGATGCTGAACGTTATCTTGATGCGCTAAATGATAAGTAA
- a CDS encoding 2OG-Fe dioxygenase family protein, producing MLQKHEHTLDLCQLSVGAVHQLAPSFRHLPTTEHADGKYRLRRYSVIRFYHGDVVEMDKHDFMQTGEINHFQGDVKRHFEPLLESTLHSEGLRELCDLFVTHNNLPDGQEIEIHQMRVSAIYNETLVSPEGVHQDGFDYIAIVGINRHNIVGGDVMLYQDSQQAPFFRKVLDDGDIVMLADQKLWHNACPIRAIKLQEEGHMDLLVLTAKGA from the coding sequence ATGCTACAGAAACATGAACATACCTTAGACCTCTGCCAATTAAGTGTTGGTGCAGTACACCAACTTGCCCCTTCTTTTCGCCATTTACCGACGACTGAACATGCCGATGGGAAATACCGGTTGCGTCGTTATTCGGTAATTCGTTTTTACCATGGTGATGTAGTAGAAATGGACAAGCATGATTTTATGCAAACTGGTGAAATAAACCATTTTCAGGGCGATGTGAAACGTCACTTTGAACCTCTATTAGAGAGTACCTTGCACAGTGAAGGGTTAAGAGAGTTATGTGATCTTTTCGTCACACATAATAATTTGCCCGATGGTCAGGAGATTGAAATTCATCAAATGCGCGTTTCGGCTATTTACAACGAGACGTTGGTGTCTCCGGAAGGCGTTCACCAAGATGGATTTGATTACATCGCTATCGTGGGGATTAACCGACACAACATAGTCGGGGGAGACGTGATGTTATATCAAGATTCTCAGCAAGCGCCATTCTTTCGTAAGGTTCTGGATGATGGTGATATTGTAATGTTGGCCGATCAGAAGTTATGGCATAACGCATGTCCCATTCGCGCCATTAAACTGCAAGAAGAAGGACATATGGACCTGTTAGTTTTAACGGCTAAGGGGGCTTAA